Proteins found in one Coriobacteriia bacterium genomic segment:
- a CDS encoding methyl-accepting chemotaxis protein: MPQANRPSQVMRGLSLTFTLLTWATIGPAVAIGLTATGLFAWFVLRIDHVNLLYTALFGGMAMLICAVPGQILWWRAFRRRILEPLHDLGGVMVDAGQGDLTVRAIAPHDDEIGLLVNECNALISSLSEIAGEVRRSSESVTNAATQLSASSQEINASSMEISSSVQQIAHGAELQSRKVEETSAAMQSISSSIDDVARRALEASGTSDEAARAAALGEQATHEAIEKIAEVRDAIQTLAGSVETLGHRSAEIGSIVDVITTIADQTNLLSLNAAIEAARAGESGRGFSVVAEEVRKLAEGSGKAAEQIGELIKDVQQETAKALKYMELGTKEVRVGTEVVERSGEALRQINESVSRTAALAQEIAAATSEQARRTSEVDRAMHDIAAVVEQNAASAQETAAAAEEQTACMEEISSSAQDLADMARRLEESALQFHLEEK; encoded by the coding sequence ATGCCGCAAGCCAACCGGCCTAGTCAGGTGATGCGCGGGCTGTCGTTGACGTTCACGCTGCTGACATGGGCCACCATCGGTCCGGCAGTGGCCATCGGTCTGACAGCCACCGGGCTGTTCGCGTGGTTTGTGCTGAGGATCGATCATGTCAATCTGCTCTACACCGCCCTCTTCGGCGGGATGGCGATGCTCATCTGTGCTGTTCCCGGCCAGATCCTCTGGTGGCGGGCGTTCCGTCGCCGCATCCTCGAGCCGTTGCACGATCTGGGCGGCGTGATGGTCGACGCCGGCCAGGGCGACCTGACCGTGCGGGCAATCGCCCCGCACGATGACGAGATCGGGCTGCTCGTGAACGAGTGCAACGCTCTCATCAGCTCGCTCTCGGAGATCGCGGGCGAGGTGCGGCGTTCCTCGGAGTCGGTCACCAACGCTGCCACGCAGCTGTCAGCTTCCTCGCAGGAGATCAACGCGTCCTCGATGGAGATCTCCTCCTCCGTGCAGCAGATCGCGCACGGCGCCGAGTTGCAGTCGCGCAAGGTCGAAGAGACCTCGGCCGCGATGCAGTCGATCTCATCCAGCATCGACGACGTGGCGCGCCGTGCCCTGGAGGCGAGCGGGACGAGCGACGAGGCGGCGCGTGCGGCCGCGCTCGGCGAGCAGGCCACGCATGAAGCGATCGAGAAGATCGCCGAGGTGCGCGACGCGATCCAGACGCTTGCGGGCTCGGTCGAGACGCTCGGTCACCGTTCGGCGGAGATCGGCAGCATCGTCGACGTGATCACGACCATCGCCGACCAGACGAACCTCCTCTCGCTCAACGCCGCGATCGAGGCGGCTCGTGCCGGCGAGTCCGGACGCGGCTTCTCGGTCGTGGCCGAGGAAGTCAGGAAGCTTGCCGAAGGCTCGGGCAAGGCCGCCGAGCAGATAGGTGAGCTCATCAAGGACGTTCAGCAGGAGACCGCCAAAGCACTCAAGTACATGGAACTCGGCACGAAAGAGGTCCGTGTGGGAACAGAGGTCGTGGAGCGCAGCGGAGAGGCGCTGCGTCAGATCAACGAGTCCGTGTCGCGAACGGCTGCCCTCGCTCAGGAGATTGCCGCTGCGACGTCGGAACAGGCGCGGCGGACCTCCGAAGTCGACCGGGCGATGCACGACATCGCGGCGGTCGTCGAGCAGAACGCAGCGAGCGCACAGGAGACCGCGGCAGCAGCCGAAGAGCAGACGGCCTGTAT